From Cellulophaga lytica DSM 7489, a single genomic window includes:
- the topA gene encoding type I DNA topoisomerase, translating to MAKNLVIVESPAKAKTIEKFLGKDYKVESSFGHIADLPSKELGVDVENDFTPKYVVDSEKKKLVKKLRDLANKAEVIWLASDEDREGEAISWHLAEELKLDKSKTRRIVFNSITKSAIQKAIENPREINYNLVNAQQARRVLDRLVGYELSPVLWKKIKPGLSAGRVQSVAVRLIVERERAIEAFTPEASFKVVAEFKTESGSSFSAKINKTFSSKKAAQDFLNKNIGANFSIANLDKKPAKKSPAAPFTTSTLQQEAARKLYFSVGRTMQVAQRLYEAGLITYMRTDSVNLSKEALDAAKEAIIQNYGKEYSEVRNYVGKTKGAQEAHEAVRPTDMKRQSPSLERDQARLYELIWKRTLASQMSDAQLERTNVKIKADKHKEEFTANGEVIKFDGFLKVYLEGHDDEETEEQEGMLPAMKVGEALLNNYITATERFSRAPYRFTEASLVKKLEELGIGRPSTYAPTISTIQNRGYVEKGTIEGVERKYTQLVLEANNVEEKNLTETVGSDKGKMVPTDIGMIVTDFLVNHFETILDYNFTAKVEEDFDEIATGDEDWGKVMKDFYKDFHPKVEDVEQNADRASGERILGTDPKTGRQVSVRLGRFGPMVQIGTAEEEEKPQFASLLPEHSLGTITFDEAMELFKLPKDLGTYEGEEVSANVGRFGPYVKFGKKFISMEKGESALDITKERAIELIKEKQKADAPIASYEDMQVTKGVGRFGPFIKWNGMFINVNKKYDFDTLSYEDIVELIEAKKQKEIDKLIQEWPEEGIRIEKARWGRHNVLKGKIKVELAKTVDATKITLEEAKAMIEKKTPKKKTKAKAKPKAKAKPKTKK from the coding sequence ATGGCGAAGAATTTAGTAATTGTAGAGTCACCTGCAAAAGCAAAAACAATAGAGAAATTTTTAGGAAAAGATTACAAGGTAGAGTCTAGCTTTGGACACATAGCAGATTTGCCATCTAAAGAGTTAGGAGTAGACGTAGAAAACGATTTTACCCCTAAGTACGTAGTAGATAGCGAAAAGAAAAAACTTGTAAAAAAACTTAGAGATTTAGCAAACAAGGCAGAAGTTATATGGCTTGCAAGTGATGAGGATCGTGAGGGAGAAGCTATTTCATGGCATTTGGCAGAAGAATTAAAATTAGATAAAAGCAAAACAAGAAGAATTGTTTTTAACTCTATTACAAAATCTGCAATACAAAAAGCAATTGAAAACCCAAGAGAAATTAATTATAACTTGGTAAATGCACAACAAGCTCGTAGGGTTTTAGATAGGTTGGTTGGTTATGAATTATCTCCGGTGCTTTGGAAAAAAATTAAACCAGGACTTTCTGCAGGTCGTGTGCAGTCTGTAGCGGTGAGGTTAATAGTAGAAAGAGAAAGAGCAATAGAAGCTTTTACGCCAGAGGCTTCATTTAAAGTAGTTGCAGAGTTTAAAACAGAATCTGGCAGTAGTTTTTCTGCAAAAATTAATAAAACATTTTCTAGTAAAAAGGCAGCTCAAGATTTTTTAAATAAAAATATTGGTGCTAATTTTTCTATAGCTAACTTAGATAAAAAACCAGCTAAAAAATCTCCTGCAGCGCCATTTACAACATCAACCTTACAACAAGAGGCTGCACGTAAATTGTATTTTTCTGTGGGAAGAACAATGCAAGTTGCACAACGTTTATATGAGGCAGGTTTAATAACCTATATGAGAACAGATAGTGTAAACTTGTCTAAAGAAGCTTTAGATGCAGCTAAAGAAGCAATAATACAAAACTACGGTAAGGAATATAGTGAGGTACGTAATTATGTAGGTAAAACCAAAGGTGCACAAGAAGCGCATGAGGCGGTTAGACCAACAGATATGAAAAGGCAATCTCCTTCATTAGAAAGAGACCAAGCAAGACTTTATGAGCTTATTTGGAAACGTACTTTAGCTTCGCAAATGAGTGATGCACAATTAGAGCGTACCAATGTAAAAATAAAAGCAGACAAACATAAAGAAGAATTTACAGCTAACGGAGAGGTTATTAAGTTTGATGGTTTTTTAAAGGTATATTTGGAAGGTCATGATGATGAAGAAACAGAGGAGCAAGAAGGAATGTTACCAGCAATGAAGGTTGGGGAAGCATTACTTAACAACTACATTACAGCAACAGAACGTTTTTCTAGAGCTCCGTACAGGTTTACAGAAGCATCTTTAGTTAAAAAACTAGAAGAATTAGGAATAGGAAGACCATCTACCTACGCGCCAACAATTTCTACAATACAAAACAGAGGTTATGTAGAAAAAGGAACTATAGAAGGTGTAGAGCGTAAGTATACACAATTGGTGTTAGAGGCCAATAATGTAGAAGAAAAGAACTTAACAGAAACAGTTGGTTCTGATAAAGGTAAAATGGTACCTACAGATATAGGGATGATTGTAACCGACTTTTTGGTAAATCATTTTGAAACAATTTTAGATTATAATTTTACAGCTAAAGTAGAAGAAGATTTTGATGAAATTGCAACAGGAGATGAAGACTGGGGTAAAGTAATGAAAGACTTCTACAAAGATTTTCATCCTAAGGTTGAAGATGTAGAGCAAAATGCAGATAGAGCAAGTGGAGAACGTATTTTAGGTACAGACCCAAAAACAGGCAGGCAAGTTTCTGTACGTTTAGGTAGGTTTGGGCCAATGGTGCAAATAGGTACAGCAGAAGAAGAAGAGAAACCACAATTTGCAAGTTTATTACCAGAGCACTCCTTAGGTACTATTACTTTTGATGAGGCAATGGAGCTTTTTAAACTTCCAAAAGATTTAGGTACGTATGAAGGTGAAGAAGTATCTGCAAACGTTGGTAGGTTTGGTCCTTATGTAAAATTTGGTAAAAAGTTTATCTCTATGGAAAAAGGAGAAAGTGCTTTAGATATTACCAAAGAAAGAGCAATAGAGTTAATTAAAGAAAAACAAAAGGCAGATGCACCAATAGCTTCTTATGAAGATATGCAGGTTACTAAAGGTGTAGGGCGTTTTGGTCCGTTTATAAAGTGGAACGGAATGTTTATTAACGTAAATAAAAAATACGATTTTGATACACTTTCTTATGAAGATATTGTAGAACTTATTGAAGCTAAAAAGCAAAAAGAAATAGATAAGCTAATACAAGAATGGCCAGAAGAAGGTATACGTATAGAAAAAGCAAGGTGGGGTAGACACAATGTTCTTAAAGGTAAAATAAAAGTAGAATTGGCTAAAACAGTAGACGCTACTAAAATTACTTTAGAAGAAGCTAAAGCAATGATAGAAAAGAAAACCCCAAAGAAAAAAACCAAAGCAAAAGCAAAACCTAAGGCAAAAGCAAAACCAAAGACTAAGAAGTAA
- a CDS encoding sigma-54 interaction domain-containing protein, with translation MESVQAIKQRFEIIGNDVQLNRAIEKAIQVAPTDISVLVTGESGVGKESIPKIIHSLSHRKHAKYIAVNCGAIPEGTIDSELFGHEKGAFTGATTTRKGYFEVADGGTIFLDEVGELPLTTQVRLLRVLENGEFLKVGSSQTQKTNVRIVAATNVNMFEAIKKNRFREDLYYRLSTVEINLPPLRERLEDIHLLFRKFASDFSQKYKMPTIRLSDDAVQILQKYRWAGNIRQLRNVAEQISVLESERHISATTLHSYLPNGGNTNLPAVVNQEKKESDFSNEREILYKVLFDMKADLNDLKKLTLELMKNNDSEKVQEENEHLIQKIYGNHDDDDFEEADSTPSEILHLPNPSREREEVISPVIPQDDKYHFAEEIEEEETLSLQDKEIELIKKSLERNRGKRKAAAAELGISERTLYRKIKQFDL, from the coding sequence ATGGAATCTGTACAAGCAATAAAACAACGATTTGAGATCATTGGAAACGATGTACAACTTAATAGAGCTATAGAAAAAGCGATACAAGTTGCACCTACAGATATTTCTGTATTAGTTACTGGTGAAAGTGGTGTTGGTAAAGAGTCTATTCCTAAAATAATACACTCATTATCTCACAGAAAACACGCAAAATATATTGCTGTAAACTGTGGTGCAATTCCAGAGGGCACAATAGACAGTGAACTTTTTGGCCATGAAAAAGGAGCCTTTACAGGTGCTACAACTACCCGTAAAGGATATTTTGAAGTTGCAGATGGCGGAACCATTTTTTTAGATGAAGTTGGAGAGTTGCCCTTAACAACACAAGTACGTTTGCTACGTGTATTAGAAAACGGGGAATTTTTAAAAGTTGGCTCTTCACAAACACAAAAAACCAATGTGCGTATTGTTGCTGCTACAAACGTAAATATGTTTGAGGCTATTAAAAAAAATAGATTTAGAGAAGATTTATATTACAGATTAAGCACCGTAGAAATAAACCTTCCTCCTTTACGAGAACGCTTAGAAGATATTCATTTACTTTTTAGAAAATTTGCATCAGATTTTAGTCAAAAATACAAAATGCCAACTATTCGCTTGTCTGATGATGCTGTGCAAATATTACAAAAATACCGTTGGGCTGGTAACATTAGGCAATTACGTAATGTTGCAGAACAAATTTCAGTTTTAGAGTCAGAACGTCATATTTCTGCCACTACGCTACACTCTTACTTACCAAATGGTGGTAATACCAACCTACCTGCAGTTGTAAATCAAGAAAAAAAAGAGAGCGATTTTAGCAATGAAAGAGAAATTTTATACAAAGTTCTTTTTGATATGAAAGCAGACCTTAACGATCTAAAAAAGCTAACACTGGAGTTAATGAAAAATAACGATAGTGAAAAGGTTCAAGAAGAAAACGAACATTTAATTCAGAAAATATACGGCAATCACGATGATGATGATTTTGAAGAGGCAGACAGCACTCCTTCAGAAATATTACATCTACCAAATCCTTCAAGAGAAAGAGAAGAAGTTATTTCACCAGTAATACCACAGGATGACAAATACCACTTTGCAGAAGAAATAGAAGAGGAAGAAACGCTATCTTTACAAGACAAAGAAATAGAGCTTATTAAAAAGTCTTTAGAAAGAAACAGAGGAAAAAGAAAAGCCGCAGCTGCAGAATTAGGTATTTCTGAGCGTACTTTATATAGAAAAATAAAACAGTTTGATTTATAA
- a CDS encoding co-chaperone GroES: MAKVNIKPLADRVLIEPMAAETKTASGLIIPDTAKEKPQQGKVVAVGPGTKDEKITVKIGDTVLYGKYAGTELKLEGSDYLMMRESDILAII, encoded by the coding sequence ATGGCTAAAGTTAACATTAAACCATTGGCAGATAGAGTGCTAATTGAACCGATGGCAGCAGAAACTAAAACAGCTTCTGGATTAATAATTCCAGACACTGCTAAAGAAAAACCTCAACAAGGTAAAGTAGTTGCTGTTGGCCCAGGAACTAAAGATGAAAAAATAACTGTAAAAATTGGTGACACTGTACTTTACGGTAAATATGCCGGTACAGAGTTAAAGTTAGAAGGTTCTGACTATTTAATGATGAGAGAAAGCGACATTTTAGCTATTATCTAA
- the groL gene encoding chaperonin GroEL (60 kDa chaperone family; promotes refolding of misfolded polypeptides especially under stressful conditions; forms two stacked rings of heptamers to form a barrel-shaped 14mer; ends can be capped by GroES; misfolded proteins enter the barrel where they are refolded when GroES binds): MAKDIKFDIEARDGLKRGVDALANAVKVTLGPKGRNVIISKSFGAPTVTKDGVSVAKEIELADPLENMGAQMVKEVASKTNDLAGDGTTTATVLAQSIVKEGLKNVAAGANPMDLKRGIDKAVEAIVEDLAKQSKKVGDSSDKIKQVASISANNDETIGELIAQAFGKVGKEGVITVEEAKGTDTYVDVVEGMQFDRGYLSPYFVTDSEKMVAELENPYILLFDKKISAMKDLLPVLEPVAQSGKPLLIISEDVDGEALATLVVNKLRGSLKIAAVKAPGFGDRRKAMLEDIAILTGGTVISEERGFSLESATLDMLGTCEKVSIDKDNTTIVNGSGDAATIDTRVNQIKSQIETTTSDYDKEKLQERLAKLAGGVAVLYVGAASEVEMKEKKDRVDDALHATRAAVEEGIVAGGGVALVRAKAVLSKIKAENADEETGLQIVARAIEAPLRTIVENAGGEGSVVVAKVIEGKGDFGYDAKSETYTDMLKAGIIDPKKVTRVALENAASVSGMILTTECALTDIKEDTPAAAAPPMGGGMPGMM, from the coding sequence ATGGCAAAAGATATTAAATTTGACATTGAAGCTAGAGACGGCCTTAAAAGAGGTGTAGACGCTTTAGCAAACGCAGTAAAAGTAACATTAGGCCCTAAAGGAAGAAACGTAATTATTAGCAAGTCTTTTGGAGCTCCAACAGTAACTAAAGATGGTGTATCTGTAGCTAAAGAAATAGAGCTTGCAGATCCTTTAGAAAATATGGGAGCACAAATGGTTAAAGAAGTTGCTTCTAAAACTAATGATTTAGCTGGTGACGGTACTACAACCGCTACAGTTTTAGCACAATCTATAGTAAAAGAAGGTCTTAAAAACGTTGCAGCAGGTGCAAACCCAATGGATTTAAAAAGAGGTATAGACAAAGCTGTTGAAGCTATTGTAGAAGACCTGGCTAAACAATCTAAAAAAGTTGGTGATTCATCTGATAAAATTAAACAAGTTGCATCTATCTCTGCAAATAACGACGAAACTATTGGCGAACTAATTGCACAAGCTTTTGGTAAAGTTGGTAAAGAAGGTGTTATTACTGTAGAAGAAGCTAAAGGAACAGATACTTATGTAGATGTTGTAGAAGGTATGCAGTTTGACAGAGGTTACCTTTCTCCTTATTTTGTAACAGATTCTGAAAAGATGGTTGCCGAGTTAGAAAACCCATACATTTTATTGTTTGATAAGAAAATATCTGCAATGAAAGATCTTTTACCTGTATTAGAACCAGTAGCTCAATCTGGTAAACCTTTATTAATTATTTCTGAAGATGTAGATGGTGAAGCTTTAGCTACTTTAGTAGTTAACAAGTTACGTGGATCTTTAAAAATTGCTGCTGTAAAAGCTCCTGGATTTGGAGACAGACGTAAAGCAATGTTAGAAGATATTGCCATTTTAACTGGCGGTACTGTTATATCTGAAGAAAGAGGTTTTTCTTTAGAAAGCGCTACTTTAGATATGCTTGGTACTTGTGAAAAAGTATCTATAGACAAAGATAACACTACAATAGTAAATGGTTCTGGTGATGCAGCTACCATTGACACAAGAGTTAACCAAATTAAATCTCAGATAGAAACTACTACATCTGACTACGATAAAGAAAAATTACAAGAGCGTTTAGCTAAATTAGCTGGCGGTGTTGCCGTACTTTATGTTGGTGCTGCTTCTGAGGTAGAAATGAAAGAGAAGAAAGACAGAGTTGATGATGCATTACACGCTACAAGAGCTGCCGTAGAAGAAGGTATTGTTGCTGGTGGTGGTGTTGCTTTAGTTAGAGCTAAAGCTGTTTTATCTAAAATAAAAGCAGAAAACGCAGACGAAGAAACTGGTTTACAAATTGTTGCTAGAGCTATTGAAGCTCCATTGCGTACAATTGTAGAAAATGCTGGTGGAGAAGGTTCTGTTGTTGTTGCTAAAGTTATTGAAGGTAAAGGAGATTTTGGTTATGATGCTAAATCTGAAACTTATACAGATATGCTTAAAGCTGGTATTATAGATCCTAAAAAAGTAACTAGAGTTGCATTAGAAAACGCTGCTTCTGTTTCTGGTATGATCTTAACTACTGAGTGTGCTTTAACAGATATTAAAGAAGATACACCAGCTGCTGCTGCACCTCCAATGGGTGGCGGTATGCCAGGTATGATGTAA
- a CDS encoding heavy-metal-associated domain-containing protein encodes MRKIAVIVMMLFAYVSFGQNKNAKASLEVDGVCQMCKDRIEKACIKTKGVKSAIWNVKTHELKVIFDERKTNLDAIESSVAAVGHDTKNLKAPDEVYNSLHACCFYRDIDVQEDHKE; translated from the coding sequence ATGAGAAAAATAGCTGTAATAGTAATGATGTTGTTTGCTTATGTTTCTTTTGGGCAAAACAAAAATGCAAAAGCAAGTTTAGAGGTAGACGGGGTTTGCCAAATGTGTAAAGATCGTATAGAAAAAGCTTGTATAAAAACTAAAGGAGTAAAAAGCGCTATTTGGAATGTAAAAACACATGAGCTTAAAGTTATTTTTGATGAGCGAAAAACAAATTTAGACGCTATAGAGAGTAGTGTTGCGGCTGTAGGTCATGATACTAAAAACTTAAAAGCTCCAGATGAGGTTTACAATAGTTTGCATGCATGTTGTTTTTATAGAGATATAGATGTGCAAGAAGACCATAAAGAATAG
- a CDS encoding LVIVD repeat-containing protein → MKKHFSLLLVLIATLFSCTDDENSDKYADFLVAKPLKISLSEFENSGDIIAPKPIEESGKIYAYNNYIFINDKYKGVHVIDNKNPESPIKIAFIKIAGNVDISVKDNYLYADSLGDLLVFNIANKDNIKLVNRLKNVLKENIIWPLADIYEWDNATTDDEVLVGWQVVTERRLKEEVQLMFEDVAVNNATGDRSVGQGGSLARFKIVEDYLYAVDNHNINVFNIKNLENPVDLEDVYAGFDIETIFNRDNHLFLGSKSGMYIYDITNPETPTFVSEFQHGTACDPVVVDGDYAYVTLRGGNTCGATESGLYIVDISTIADPVLAKQYPLDGPYGLGIKGNTLFICDGESGLKVYDKTDVNNLKEINHFKDIVTFDVIPREDNLLMVGDNTLYQYKYLENNISLLSSLNLD, encoded by the coding sequence ATGAAAAAACACTTTAGTTTATTGCTGGTACTTATAGCTACACTTTTTAGCTGTACAGATGATGAAAATAGTGATAAGTATGCAGATTTTTTAGTGGCAAAACCATTAAAAATTAGCTTGTCTGAGTTTGAGAATAGTGGAGATATTATTGCGCCAAAACCTATTGAAGAATCTGGTAAAATATATGCATATAACAATTACATTTTTATAAATGATAAATATAAAGGTGTACACGTTATTGATAATAAAAATCCAGAAAGTCCAATAAAAATTGCGTTTATTAAAATTGCGGGTAATGTAGATATTTCTGTAAAAGACAACTACTTGTACGCAGACAGTCTTGGAGATTTATTGGTTTTTAATATTGCTAATAAAGATAATATTAAACTGGTAAATAGATTAAAAAATGTACTTAAAGAAAATATTATTTGGCCTCTAGCCGATATTTATGAGTGGGATAATGCAACTACAGATGACGAGGTTTTAGTTGGTTGGCAAGTAGTTACAGAACGTAGGTTAAAAGAAGAGGTGCAATTAATGTTTGAAGATGTAGCAGTAAACAATGCAACAGGTGACCGTAGTGTTGGTCAAGGTGGCTCTTTAGCGCGTTTTAAAATTGTAGAGGATTATTTGTACGCAGTAGATAACCACAATATAAATGTGTTTAATATTAAAAATTTAGAAAACCCTGTAGATTTAGAAGATGTATATGCTGGTTTTGATATAGAAACTATTTTTAATAGAGATAATCATTTATTTTTAGGGAGCAAAAGTGGTATGTATATATATGATATAACAAATCCGGAAACGCCAACATTTGTGTCAGAGTTTCAGCACGGTACAGCTTGTGATCCTGTTGTTGTAGACGGAGATTATGCATACGTAACTTTACGTGGAGGCAATACCTGTGGGGCAACAGAAAGTGGTTTGTATATAGTAGATATAAGTACTATTGCAGATCCAGTATTGGCTAAACAATATCCTTTAGATGGCCCTTATGGGTTGGGAATAAAAGGTAATACTCTTTTTATATGCGATGGAGAATCTGGTTTAAAAGTTTATGATAAAACAGATGTAAACAACCTAAAAGAAATTAATCATTTTAAAGATATTGTAACTTTTGATGTTATTCCTAGAGAGGATAACCTATTAATGGTTGGTGATAATACATTGTATCAATACAAATATTTAGAAAATAATATAAGCTTGTTAAGTAGCTTAAATCTAGATTAA
- a CDS encoding LptE family protein, translating into MKNIKNILAVLLIISTVQACGLKSVGYNFTGGSTGDAKSFQVNFFQNYASQSPGSTVEPGLDRDFTNALQDLLGSQTSLSLTPSNGDLVYEGEIVEYRISPMTATAAQTAAQNRLTMTVNVRFYNKTKEDSDFEQRFSFFYDYDANSLLASVKSEAHAELFERITQDIFSKSLADW; encoded by the coding sequence ATGAAGAACATAAAAAACATACTTGCTGTACTCCTAATAATTAGCACTGTACAAGCTTGCGGACTAAAAAGTGTTGGCTATAATTTTACTGGAGGTAGCACTGGAGACGCAAAATCTTTTCAGGTAAACTTTTTTCAAAATTATGCTTCACAAAGCCCAGGGTCTACAGTAGAACCAGGTTTAGATAGAGACTTTACAAATGCCTTACAAGATTTATTAGGAAGTCAAACTAGTCTTAGTCTAACTCCATCTAACGGAGATTTAGTGTACGAAGGTGAAATTGTAGAATACCGCATTTCTCCTATGACAGCTACAGCGGCACAAACTGCTGCACAAAACAGGCTAACAATGACGGTTAATGTACGTTTTTACAATAAAACAAAAGAAGATTCAGATTTTGAACAGCGTTTTTCATTCTTCTATGATTATGATGCTAACTCTTTATTAGCTTCTGTAAAATCTGAAGCGCACGCAGAATTATTTGAGCGTATTACACAAGATATTTTTAGCAAATCATTAGCAGACTGGTAG
- the miaB gene encoding tRNA (N6-isopentenyl adenosine(37)-C2)-methylthiotransferase MiaB produces the protein MAEEKVIDETIQGNSLTLKNKKDNKRKLYIESYGCAMNFSDSEIVASILSEEGFNTTKVLEDADLVLVNTCSIREKAELTIRKRLEKFNAVKRTKPHLKVGVLGCMAERLKSQFLEEEKIVDMVVGPDAYKDLPNLIKEVDEGRNAINVILSKEETYGDVAPVRLNTNGISAYVSITRGCDNMCTFCVVPFTRGRERSREPQSILEEVNDLWNRGYKEITLLGQNVDSYLWYGGGLKKDFNQATEMQKATAVNFANLLEMTAIAQPKMRIRFSTSNPQDLTLDVVKTMAKYDNICKHIHLPVQSGSDRILKAMNRLHTREEYFTLIDNIRQIIPDCAISQDMIAGFPTETEEDHKDTLSLLEYVKYDFGYMYSYSERPGTMAARKLEDDVPEADKKRRLAEIIALQRQHSGYRLQQRLGKIDEVLIEGESKRSTEHWMGRNSQNAVVVFPKEEGSQVGEFVQVKIEDCTTGTLLGSIVKK, from the coding sequence ATGGCAGAAGAGAAAGTAATAGACGAAACAATACAAGGTAATTCTTTAACACTAAAGAACAAAAAAGACAATAAACGTAAACTATACATAGAAAGTTATGGTTGCGCTATGAATTTTTCTGACAGTGAAATTGTTGCTTCTATTTTATCAGAAGAGGGTTTTAACACTACAAAGGTTTTAGAAGATGCAGACCTTGTTTTAGTAAACACTTGCTCTATTAGAGAAAAAGCAGAACTTACTATACGCAAAAGGTTAGAGAAATTTAACGCTGTTAAAAGAACCAAACCACACTTAAAAGTAGGTGTTTTAGGCTGTATGGCAGAGCGTTTAAAAAGTCAGTTTTTAGAAGAAGAAAAAATTGTAGATATGGTTGTAGGCCCAGATGCTTACAAAGACTTACCTAACTTAATTAAAGAGGTAGATGAAGGCCGTAATGCTATAAACGTAATTTTATCTAAAGAAGAGACTTATGGTGATGTTGCCCCTGTACGTTTAAACACAAACGGAATTTCTGCTTACGTATCTATTACTCGCGGTTGTGATAATATGTGTACGTTTTGTGTTGTTCCTTTTACACGTGGTAGAGAACGTAGTAGAGAGCCACAATCTATTTTAGAAGAAGTAAATGATCTTTGGAACAGAGGTTACAAAGAAATTACACTTTTAGGGCAAAACGTAGACAGCTACCTTTGGTATGGTGGCGGTTTAAAAAAAGATTTTAACCAAGCTACAGAAATGCAAAAAGCTACGGCTGTTAACTTTGCTAATTTATTAGAGATGACAGCAATTGCACAACCCAAAATGAGAATTCGTTTTTCTACATCTAACCCACAAGATTTAACGTTAGACGTGGTTAAAACAATGGCCAAATATGATAACATTTGCAAACACATACATTTACCAGTACAAAGCGGAAGCGATAGAATTTTAAAAGCTATGAACCGCTTACACACAAGAGAAGAATATTTTACATTAATAGATAATATTAGACAAATTATTCCTGATTGTGCTATTTCACAAGATATGATTGCCGGCTTCCCAACAGAAACGGAAGAAGACCATAAAGACACACTTTCCTTATTAGAATACGTAAAGTACGATTTTGGCTATATGTATTCTTATTCTGAAAGACCAGGTACAATGGCTGCACGTAAACTAGAAGATGATGTACCTGAAGCAGACAAAAAAAGAAGATTAGCAGAAATTATAGCATTACAAAGACAACACTCTGGCTACAGACTACAACAACGTTTAGGTAAAATTGATGAAGTTTTAATTGAAGGAGAATCTAAAAGATCTACAGAACATTGGATGGGCAGAAACTCACAAAATGCTGTTGTTGTATTCCCTAAAGAAGAAGGTAGCCAAGTTGGAGAATTTGTACAAGTAAAAATTGAAGATTGCACAACAGGAACCCTTTTAGGTAGTATTGTAAAAAAATAA
- the secG gene encoding preprotein translocase subunit SecG, translating to MSTFTIFLVLIIIVSLLLMLVIMVQNPKGGGLSSSFGGGGNQVVGGVKKTGDFLDKSTWTLAALLVILILMSNVALPGKGSNSDSKLLQEKNTEAPATTNTAAPSSTDTNLMDSIK from the coding sequence ATGAGTACGTTTACAATATTTTTAGTTCTTATTATTATAGTATCACTTTTACTAATGTTGGTAATTATGGTACAAAACCCAAAAGGTGGTGGTTTATCTTCTTCTTTTGGTGGTGGTGGCAACCAAGTAGTTGGTGGTGTTAAAAAGACTGGGGATTTTTTAGATAAAAGTACTTGGACTTTAGCTGCACTATTAGTTATACTAATTTTAATGTCTAACGTTGCATTACCAGGCAAAGGAAGCAACTCTGATTCTAAATTATTACAAGAAAAAAATACAGAAGCTCCTGCTACTACAAATACAGCTGCTCCTTCAAGTACAGACACTAACTTAATGGACAGCATTAAGTAA